Proteins co-encoded in one Cricetulus griseus strain 17A/GY chromosome 1 unlocalized genomic scaffold, alternate assembly CriGri-PICRH-1.0 chr1_1, whole genome shotgun sequence genomic window:
- the Adgra2 gene encoding adhesion G protein-coupled receptor A2 isoform X3 → MGAGGRRMPVPPVRLLLLLPLLLCLLLLAPGTRGAPGCPVPIRGCKCSGERPKGLSGGTHNSARRRVVCGGGDLPEPPDPGLLPNGTITLLLSNNKITGLRNGSFLGLYLLEKLDLRNNVISTVQPGAFLGLGELKRLDLSNNRIGCLTSETFQGLPRLLRLNISGNIFSSLQPGVFDELPALKVVDFGTEFLTCDCHLRWLLPWARNHSLQLSERTLCAYPSALHAQALSSLQEPQLRCEGALELHTHYLIPSLRQVVFQGDRLPFQCSASYLGNDTRIHWYHNGAPMESDEQAGIVLAENLIHDCTFITSELTLSHIGVWASGEWECSVSTVQGNTSKKVEIVVLETSASYCPAERVTNNRGDFRWPRTLAGITAYQSCLQYPFTSVPLSGGAPGTRASRRCDRAGRWEPGDYSHCLYTNDITRVLYTFVLMPINASNALTLAHQLRVYTAEAASFSDMMDVVYVAQMIQKFLGYVDQIKELVEVMVDMASNLMLVDEHLLWLAQREDKACSGIVGALERIAGAALSPHAQHISVNSRNVALEAYLIKPHSYVGLTCTAFQRREVGALAAQPGGPGQNVPLELEPLADQQLRFRCTTGRPNVSLSSFHIKNSVALASIQLPPSLFSTLPAALAPPVPPDCTLQLLVFRNGRLFRSHGNTSRPGAAGPGKRRGVATPVIFAGTSGCGVGNLTEPVAVSLRHWAEGADPMAAWWNQEGPGGWSSEGCKLRFSQPNVSSLYCQHLGNVAVLMELSAFPREVGGPGAGLHPVVYPCTALLLLCLFSTIITYILNHSSIHVSRKGWHMLLNLCFHMAMTSAVFVGGITLTNYQMVCQAVGITLHYSSLSTLLWMGVKARVLHKELTWRAPPPEEGDATPPGPRPMLRFYLIAGGIPLIICGITAAVNIHNYRDHSPYCWLVWRPSLGAFYIPVALILPITWIYFLCAGLHLRGHVAQNSKQGNSRLSLEPGEDLRGSARLRSSGVLLSDSGSLLATVSAGVGTPAPPEDGDGVYSPGVQLGALMTTHFLYLAMWACGALAVSQRWLPGVVCSCLYGVAASALGLFVFTHHCARRRDVRASWRACCPPASSSASHAPPRALPAVAEDGSPVLGEGPASLKSSPSGSSGRAPPPPCKLTNLQVAQSQVCEAGVAARGDGEPEPTGSRGSLAPRHHNNLHHGRRVHKSRAKGHRAGETSGKSRLKALRSSASPGAPELLSSESGSLHNSPTDSYPGSSRNSPGDGLPLEGEPMLTPSEGSDTSVAQIPETGRPGQRRCASRDNLKGSGSALERESKRRSYPLNTSLNGAPKGGKYEDASVTGAEAIAGGCMKTGLWKSETTV, encoded by the exons GCTCTTGAGCAACAACAAGATTACTGGGCTCCGAAATGGATCCTTCTTGGGACTCTACCTGCTGGAGAAGTT GGACCTGAGGAACAATGTCATCAGCACTGTGCAGCCTGGAGCCTTCCTGGGTCTGGGAGAGTTGAAACGCTT agATCTCTCCAACAACCGGATTGGCTGTCTCACCTCTGAGACATTTCAAGGTCTCCCCAGACTTCTGAGACT AAATATATCTGGGAATATCTTCTCCAGTCTGCAACCTGGGGTCTTTGATGAGCTGCCAGCCCTTAAGGTTGT GGACTTTGGCACCGAGTTTCTGACCTGTGACTGTCACCTGCGCTGGCTGCTGCCCTGGGCCCGGAACCACTCCCTGCAGCTATCAGAACGCACACTCTGTGCCTACCCCAGTGCCCTGCACGCCCAGGCCCTTAGCAGCCTCCAGGAACCCCAGCTCCGCTGTG AAGGGGCTCTGGAACTTCATACGCACTACCTCATCCCATCCCTGCGCCAAGTGGTGTTCCAGGGTGACCGTCTGCCCTTCCAGTGCTCTGCCAGCTACTTGGGCAATGATACCCGCATCCACTGGTACCACAATGGGGCCCCAATGGAGAGTGATGAGCAAGCAGGCATCGTCCTTGCAGAAAACCTCATCCATGACTGCACCTTCATCACCAG TGAGCTGACCCTGTCTCACATCGGCGTGTGGGCCTCAGGTGAGTGGGAGTGCTCCGTGTCCACGGTCCAAGGCAACACCAGCAAGAAGGTGGAGATAGTAGTGCTGGAGACCTCTGCATCCTACTGCCCTGCTGAGCGTGTGACCAACAACCGCGGGGACTTCAG GTGGCCACGAACCCTGGCTGGCATCACGGCTTACCAGTCCTGCTTACAGTACCCCTTCACCTCTGTGCCCTTGAGTGGGGGAGCCCCAGGCACCCGAGCCTCACGCCGGTGTGACCGAGCTGGCCGCTGGGAGCCAGGGGACTACTCCCACTGTCTGTACACCAATGACATCACTCGGGTGCTCTACACCTTTGTGCTG ATGCCCATCAATGCCTCCAATGCATTGACCTTGGCCCACCAGCTTCGAGTGTACACTGCTGAGGCTGCCAGCTTTTCAGACATGATGGACGTAGTCTATGTGGCTCAGATGATCCAGAAATTTTTGGGTTATGTTGACCAGATCAAAGAG cTGGTGGAGGTAATGGTGGACATGGCCAGCAACCTGATGCTAGTGGATGAGCACCTTTTGTGGCTGGCACAGCGAGAAGACAAAGCCTGCAGCGGCATTGTGGGTGCCCTGGAGCGCATTGCAGGAGCTGCCCTCAGCCCCCATGCCCAGCACATCTCTGTG AATTCAAGGAATGTGGCATTGGAGGCCTACCTCATCAAGCCTCACAGCTATGTGGGCCTGACCTGCACAGCCTTccagaggagggaggtaggagcgTTGGCTGCACAGCCAGGTGGCCCTGGCCAGAATGTCCCACTCGAGCTGGAGCCCCTTGCTGATCAGCAGCTCCGCTTCCGCTGCACCACTGGGAGGCCCAACGTTTCTCTGTCATCATTCCACATCAAG AATAGCGTGGCCCTGGCCTCCATCCAGCTGCCCCCCAGCCTGTTCTCAACCCTTCCGGCTGCCCTGGCTCCCCCAGTCCCTCCAGATTGCACCCTGCAACTGCTGGTCTTCAGAAATGGCCGTCTTTTCCGCAGCCACGGCAACACTTCCCGTCCTGGAGCAGCTGGGCCTGGCAAGAGGCGTGGTGTGGCCACCCCAGTCATATTTGCAGGAACCA GTGGCTGCGGTGTGGGAAACTTGACTGAGCCAGTGGCTGTTTCACTGCGGCACTGGGCGGAAGGAGCAGATCCCATGGCAGCTTGGTGGAACCAGGAGGGGCCCGGGGGCTGGAGTTCCGAAGGCTGCAAGCTCCGTTTCAGCCAGCCCAATGTCAGCTCCCTGTACTGTCAGCACTTGGGCAATGTGGCTGTGCTCatg GAGCTGAGTGCATTCCCTCGGGAGGTAGGAGGTCCTGGAGCTGGTTTGCATCCTGTTGTGTACCCCTGCACAGCTCTGCTGCTACTCTGTCTTTTCTCCACCATCATCACCTACATCCTCAACCACAG CTCCATCCATGTGTCCCGGAAGGGTTGGCACATGCTGTTGAACCTGTGTTTCCACATGGCCATGACCTCTGCTGTCTTTGTGGGGGGCATCACTCTAACCAACTACCAGATGGTTTGCCAAGCG GTGGGCATCACTCTGCACTACTCTTCCTTGTCCACGCTGCTCTGGATGGGGGTAAAGGCTCGAGTCCTCCACAAGGAGCTCACTTGGAGGGCGCCCCCTCCAGAAGAAGGGGATGCAACACCACCTGGTCCTCGCCCCATGCTCCG GTTCTATTTGATTGCTGGAGGGATCCCCCTCATAATCTGCGGCATCACCGCTGCGGTCAACATCCACAACTACCGGGACCACAGTCCCTA TTGCTGGCTGGTGTGGCGTCCAAGCCTTGGCGCCTTCTACATACCGGTGGCGTTGATTCTGCCCATCACCTGGATCTACTTCTTGTGTGCGGGCCTGCACTTACGGGGTCATGTGGCCCAGAATTCAAAGCAGGGTAACAGCAGGCTCTCTCTGGAACCAGGGGAAGACCTGAGGGGTTCCGCCAGGCTCAGGAGTAGTGGCGTCCTCCTGAGTGACTCTGGTTCCCTTTTGGCTACCGTTAGCGCAGGGGTAGGGACACCTGCGCCCCCAGAGGATGGTGATGGCGTATATTCTCCGGGAGTCCAGCTGGGGGCATTGATGACCACACATTTCCTGTACCTGGCTATGTGGGCCTGTGGCGCCTTGGCGGTGTCTCAGCGCTGGCTGCCGGGAGTGGTGTGTAGCTGTCTCTATGGTGTGGCAGCTTCAGCCCTGGGCCTCTTTGTCTTCACACACCACTGTGCCAGGCGTAGGGATGTTCGGGCTTCCTGGCGCGCCTGCTGTCCTCCTGCTTCATCATCGGCCTCCCACGCCCCACCCCGGGCCCTGCCTGCTGTTGCGGAGGATGGGTCCCCAGTGTTGGGGGAGGGGCCAGCCTCCCTCAAGTCCTCCCCAAGTGGCAGCAGTGGCCGCGCGCCGCCGCCTCCTTGCAAACTCACCAATCTGCAGGTGGCCCAGAGTCAGGTGTGCGAGGCTGGCGTGGCTGCCCGCGGGGATGGAGAGCCAGAGCCCACGGGCTCCCGTGGCAGCCTAGCTCCCCGGCACCATAACAACCTCCATCACGGGCGCCGAGTACACAAGAGTCGAGCCAAGGGGCACCGAGCCGGAGAGACTAGCGGCAAGAGCCGGCTCAAGGCGCTGCGCTCGAGCGCGTCCCCAGGAGCTCCTGAGCTGCTATCTAGTGAGAGCGGCAGCTTGCACAACAGCCCTACCGACAGCTACCCCGGCAGCAGCCGCAATAGCCCCGGAGACGGCCTTCCACTCGAGGGCGAGCCCATGCTCACGCCGTCGGAGGGCAGTGACACTAGCGTAGCGCAGATCCCTGAGACGGGGCGCCCCGGGCAGCGCCGCTGCGCCAGCCGTGACAACCTCAAGGGCAGCGGCAGTGcactggagagggagagcaagcgCCGCTCATACCCGCTCAACACCAGTCTTAACGGCGCCCCCAAAGGGGGCAAGTATGAGGATGCCAGTGTGACTGGTGCAGAGGCCATAGCAGGAGGCTGCATGAAGACCGGCCTCTGGAAAAGCGAGACCACTGTCTAG